The proteins below come from a single Erysipelothrix piscisicarius genomic window:
- a CDS encoding galactose/methyl galactoside ABC transporter permease MglC: MTTHLFEKKDKKFDLKDFLTNYSMYIVVAVMILFTGITQDNFFTVGNVSNILANTSVRFIIALGVSGTLIIRGTDLSAGRIVGLSAFITGTLVQKPDFIGKFFPNVPDMPLIVPLLIVLVVCTVFGIINGLIVAYLNVPPFLATLGTQIMIYGINMLYGQNKPIGTFKDEFIQIGQGKIFGAIPYLTIIAIFVGILMWILFNKTKHGKYMYAIGGNENAAEVSGVNVRRSKVRIFALAGFLYGLAGYLLSAKTGSVGPSAGQGYELEAIASATIGGVSTAGGQGTVPGILLGVFVFELLKVCLSYLGVSPDMTNVIQGIVIIIAVALDIRKTTRKK; encoded by the coding sequence ATGACAACGCATTTATTTGAAAAAAAAGATAAAAAATTCGATCTTAAAGATTTTTTAACAAATTACTCTATGTATATCGTGGTTGCGGTTATGATTCTGTTTACAGGTATTACACAAGATAACTTCTTTACCGTCGGAAACGTTTCCAACATTCTTGCGAATACATCAGTACGCTTTATTATCGCTTTAGGGGTTTCAGGTACATTAATTATTCGAGGAACTGATTTATCGGCAGGACGTATCGTGGGATTATCCGCATTTATTACCGGAACACTTGTTCAAAAGCCGGACTTTATTGGTAAATTCTTTCCAAATGTTCCAGATATGCCTTTAATTGTACCATTACTGATTGTATTGGTTGTATGTACGGTATTTGGGATTATCAATGGTCTCATTGTTGCTTATCTTAATGTTCCACCGTTCCTAGCAACATTGGGTACACAAATTATGATTTATGGGATCAATATGCTTTACGGTCAAAATAAACCGATTGGTACGTTTAAAGATGAGTTTATCCAAATTGGTCAAGGTAAAATTTTTGGCGCCATTCCATACTTAACGATTATCGCAATTTTTGTTGGGATCTTAATGTGGATCTTATTTAATAAGACAAAACATGGTAAATATATGTATGCGATCGGTGGTAATGAAAATGCAGCTGAAGTATCAGGTGTGAACGTTCGCCGTTCTAAAGTACGTATCTTTGCACTCGCAGGGTTCTTATATGGATTAGCTGGCTACTTACTCTCTGCTAAAACTGGATCTGTTGGACCATCAGCAGGACAAGGTTATGAACTTGAAGCGATTGCATCAGCAACAATCGGGGGTGTTTCAACAGCTGGAGGACAAGGTACAGTACCGGGAATCTTACTTGGGGTATTTGTATTTGAACTCTTAAAAGTTTGTCTTTCATACTTAGGTGTATCACCTGATATGACAAACGTAATTCAAGGTATTGTTATTATTATTGCCGTTGCACTTGATATCCGTAAAACGACACGTAAAAAATAA
- a CDS encoding galactokinase — protein MEKQLAQQFETVFGVNHEFEFFAPGRINLIGEHIDYSGGSVFPCAITYGTYALVRKRNDKQLNLYSANFENLGIITSEVDQLVYDEKDDWANYPKGVIKMFELEGHVCDFGLDILYYGNIPNGAGLSSSASIEVLTAWIVNKLFHFNEDMITCVKLSQKAENQFIGVNCGIMDQFAVGMGQKDHAILLNTNTLAYEYVPVELGNASIVIANTNKRRGLADSAYNERRAQCEKALAILKEEYNIEHLCDLSLDQLIAKESLFEDKLVYRRAYHAVSENERTQRASEVLKSGDIHAFGMLMNESHQSLRDDYEVTGIELDTLVESAWGQTGTIGARVTGAGFGGCAIAIVENQHVDAFIQNVGTEYAEKIGYDATFYVASVGEGTHQIK, from the coding sequence ATGGAAAAACAACTTGCACAACAATTTGAGACCGTATTTGGTGTAAATCATGAATTTGAATTTTTTGCACCAGGTCGTATTAATTTAATTGGGGAACATATTGACTACAGCGGCGGTTCAGTATTTCCTTGCGCGATTACATACGGTACTTATGCGCTTGTTCGTAAGCGCAACGATAAACAACTCAATCTTTATTCAGCCAATTTTGAGAATTTAGGCATTATCACTTCGGAAGTCGATCAACTTGTTTATGATGAAAAAGATGATTGGGCCAACTATCCCAAAGGTGTGATCAAAATGTTTGAGTTGGAAGGTCATGTATGTGACTTTGGCCTCGATATTCTCTATTATGGAAATATTCCAAATGGAGCGGGTCTTTCAAGCTCAGCTTCGATTGAAGTTCTAACAGCTTGGATTGTCAATAAACTGTTTCATTTCAATGAAGATATGATTACATGTGTTAAATTATCACAGAAAGCAGAAAATCAATTTATTGGTGTAAACTGCGGTATTATGGATCAATTTGCTGTGGGGATGGGCCAGAAAGATCATGCAATTTTATTAAATACGAATACGCTTGCTTATGAATATGTTCCTGTTGAACTGGGGAATGCATCCATCGTCATTGCGAATACAAATAAACGTCGTGGATTAGCGGATTCTGCTTATAATGAACGCAGAGCTCAATGCGAAAAAGCGCTTGCTATTCTTAAAGAGGAATATAATATTGAACACCTCTGTGATCTCTCCTTGGATCAATTGATAGCAAAAGAATCTCTATTTGAAGACAAACTTGTATATCGTCGTGCTTATCATGCTGTAAGTGAAAATGAACGAACTCAGCGTGCTTCAGAAGTTCTTAAATCAGGGGATATTCATGCTTTCGGAATGCTCATGAACGAAAGTCATCAATCACTTCGTGATGATTATGAGGTTACTGGAATTGAACTTGATACCCTTGTGGAAAGTGCATGGGGTCAAACAGGTACCATTGGTGCACGCGTCACAGGAGCTGGTTTTGGAGGCTGTGCGATTGCGATTGTTGAGAATCAACACGTTGATGCATTCATTCAAAATGTCGGCACAGAATATGCTGAAAAAATTGGTTATGACGCAACATTCTACGTTGCGTCCGTTGGTGAAGGCACACATCAAATTAAATAA
- a CDS encoding aldose epimerase family protein — MLNVKQVMTHQENVKEITLKTEEAEVKILTLGGTITSFKLTDDLNVVTSFMNYEDYLNNSVYLGSCIGPLAGRTRDGVIHSDETTLNLSQNNGKAHLHGGYEGLSTRNLTIKSLYDDDEPIVVLEGDFNHERDGYPGNVRYEIIYRLDGSSLSVSYTVTPSCSMPLNLTNHMYFDLLGHGDLSQHHLLVDADCVAYLDEDLCTDGTLIDVTDTVFDLRDNPSLESVLQGYHPQFQNTRHLDHNYQLIGDKRVILSAMNKSLLIETSSPAVQIYFANYFDESFKNGHGQFALNHSAIAIEPEYLPGSCVPWFSEENPYQEITTYTLKK, encoded by the coding sequence ATGTTAAATGTGAAACAGGTGATGACACACCAAGAAAACGTCAAAGAAATTACATTAAAAACTGAAGAAGCCGAGGTAAAAATTTTAACTTTGGGTGGAACCATTACATCATTTAAATTGACGGATGATCTTAATGTGGTAACGTCATTTATGAATTATGAAGATTATCTCAATAATTCTGTTTACTTAGGGTCGTGTATTGGTCCTTTAGCAGGAAGAACACGTGATGGAGTGATTCATTCAGATGAAACCACTTTGAATCTAAGTCAAAATAATGGTAAAGCGCATTTACATGGTGGTTATGAAGGCTTATCTACTCGTAATTTAACCATTAAAAGTCTTTATGATGATGACGAACCGATTGTAGTACTTGAAGGGGATTTTAATCATGAACGTGATGGTTATCCAGGTAATGTACGTTATGAGATTATTTATCGTTTAGATGGTTCATCATTGTCGGTCAGCTATACTGTAACGCCTTCATGTTCAATGCCTTTAAATCTTACGAATCATATGTATTTTGATTTATTGGGCCATGGTGATTTATCACAGCATCATCTTCTTGTTGACGCGGATTGCGTTGCTTATCTTGATGAGGATTTATGTACGGATGGTACATTGATTGATGTAACGGATACAGTCTTTGATTTACGAGATAACCCATCGCTTGAATCTGTTTTACAAGGCTACCATCCACAATTTCAAAATACACGACATCTAGACCACAATTATCAATTAATCGGTGATAAACGCGTTATATTGTCCGCTATGAACAAATCATTACTTATTGAAACATCGTCCCCGGCGGTTCAAATTTATTTTGCGAATTATTTCGATGAAAGTTTTAAGAACGGTCACGGTCAATTTGCCTTGAATCACTCAGCCATCGCCATTGAACCGGAATATTTACCAGGAAGTTGTGTTCCTTGGTTTTCAGAAGAAAATCCATATCAAGAAATCACGACGTATACCCTTAAGAAATAA
- a CDS encoding exonuclease SbcCD subunit D codes for MKIVHLADLHIGRRLNDLSLLDDQRYVLNQIIEAFDTIKPHVLIIAGDVYDKANPSSEAFEVWNDFLTQLAQQSIHVLIISGNHDSQERLGVGRALFEEHDIYLASHYTGAISSVTLHDDFGPVHFYLFPYIKPSMVRNYHPEFTGNTFQEAFEFIFQDLTINQDERNVAIAHQFVIGNGMTPILSDSEIGPSVGGLDAIDASLFKAFDYVALGHIHRPLAIGRETIRYAGSPLKYSFSECMHSKQLPIIDLNNDVSLSFIDIKPLRDVRLIKGPLENLYEIGKVEGSEDYIHAVLTDDIIQGDALHKLRSVYPNLVSLDFDNTRTSTETSLERATTILEQKPFDLFNTFFTALNGRDFNQEESDLVKAVIDEIQEEIL; via the coding sequence GTGAAAATAGTTCATTTAGCAGATTTACATATTGGAAGAAGGCTTAATGATTTGAGTCTTCTTGATGATCAACGGTATGTTTTAAATCAAATTATTGAGGCATTCGATACCATCAAACCGCATGTTTTGATTATTGCGGGGGATGTTTACGATAAAGCAAATCCTAGTTCAGAAGCATTTGAAGTTTGGAATGATTTTTTGACGCAGTTAGCGCAACAAAGTATTCATGTTTTAATTATTTCAGGGAATCATGATTCTCAAGAACGGCTGGGTGTGGGGCGTGCTCTTTTTGAAGAACACGATATTTATTTAGCGTCTCATTATACAGGTGCGATTTCGTCGGTAACACTCCACGACGATTTCGGACCCGTTCATTTTTATCTGTTTCCTTATATAAAACCGTCCATGGTGCGCAATTACCATCCGGAGTTTACGGGGAATACATTCCAGGAGGCATTTGAATTTATTTTCCAAGATTTAACGATAAATCAAGATGAGCGAAACGTCGCGATTGCGCATCAATTTGTAATTGGAAATGGTATGACGCCAATCTTATCCGACTCTGAAATCGGACCCTCTGTAGGCGGGTTGGATGCAATAGATGCATCTTTATTTAAAGCATTTGATTATGTAGCGTTAGGTCATATTCATCGACCTCTGGCAATTGGTCGTGAAACCATTCGATACGCCGGCTCACCGCTAAAGTATTCATTCTCAGAATGCATGCATTCGAAACAATTACCCATCATCGACCTTAATAACGATGTATCCCTTTCGTTTATAGATATTAAACCCCTTCGGGATGTACGCTTGATAAAGGGGCCTTTAGAAAATCTTTATGAAATCGGAAAGGTTGAAGGAAGTGAAGATTATATTCATGCGGTGTTGACGGATGATATTATTCAAGGTGATGCGCTTCATAAATTAAGAAGTGTTTATCCAAACCTTGTGAGTTTGGATTTTGATAATACACGTACATCGACGGAAACTTCATTAGAACGTGCGACAACAATCTTAGAACAAAAACCTTTTGATCTTTTTAATACCTTTTTCACTGCACTCAATGGTCGTGATTTTAATCAGGAAGAATCAGATCTTGTGAAAGCAGTTATCGATGAAATTCAGGAGGAAATCTTATGA